One genomic segment of Nocardia spumae includes these proteins:
- a CDS encoding lipase family protein translates to MRTLWTAISGAACSLALVATAGLFSAPSASADIPAVRSAQPLSAAATLPGSVDSERILYTTTTARDQPAVASAAVYFPPGPAPAGGWPVVAWAHGTVGLGDSCAYSVAGPADVDRDWAYLGTWLKQGYAIVAADYAGLGTPGNHPYLNGVVEAHNVVDAVRAAVDHYSRLSRAWVVIGQSQGGGAAVSTARYATEFGGPDLDYRGAVGTGVPAYIEDILMPLGPGMPPLKLSPHTTGYVLYILNGLRTTFPELDIASFLNDSGRYWLDRAQDECLMPLGDDLAAANVVIGDLFTRPLADIPNLHGLLAGYLGLPESGFDKPLFMGQGLRDTDVITPETLRYAGVLTANRQPLTFRAYPTDHSGTVNASLVDSLPFVRGLFS, encoded by the coding sequence ATGCGCACACTCTGGACCGCGATATCGGGGGCGGCCTGTTCCCTGGCACTGGTCGCGACGGCCGGCCTGTTCTCCGCGCCGAGCGCGAGCGCCGACATCCCGGCCGTGCGGTCGGCGCAGCCACTGTCGGCCGCGGCGACGCTGCCCGGTTCGGTCGATTCCGAGCGCATCCTCTACACGACCACCACGGCCCGCGATCAACCGGCGGTGGCCAGTGCCGCGGTCTACTTCCCACCCGGCCCGGCACCGGCCGGCGGCTGGCCCGTCGTCGCCTGGGCGCACGGCACCGTCGGCCTCGGTGACAGCTGCGCCTACAGCGTGGCCGGGCCCGCCGATGTGGACCGCGACTGGGCCTATCTGGGGACCTGGCTGAAACAGGGCTACGCGATCGTGGCCGCCGACTATGCCGGCCTGGGCACCCCCGGTAACCATCCGTATCTCAACGGCGTGGTCGAGGCGCACAATGTCGTCGACGCCGTGCGCGCGGCCGTCGACCACTACTCGCGGCTGTCGCGCGCATGGGTCGTGATCGGCCAGTCCCAGGGTGGCGGCGCGGCGGTATCCACCGCCCGGTACGCGACCGAATTCGGCGGGCCGGATCTGGACTACCGCGGTGCGGTCGGCACCGGCGTCCCGGCCTATATCGAGGACATCCTGATGCCGTTGGGCCCGGGTATGCCACCGCTGAAGCTCAGCCCGCACACCACCGGATATGTGCTCTACATCCTCAACGGGTTGCGCACCACCTTCCCCGAACTCGATATCGCCTCGTTCCTCAACGACTCCGGCCGCTACTGGCTCGACCGCGCCCAGGACGAGTGCCTGATGCCGCTCGGTGACGATCTGGCCGCCGCGAACGTGGTGATCGGCGATCTGTTCACCCGGCCGCTGGCCGATATTCCGAACCTGCACGGTTTGCTGGCCGGCTACCTCGGATTGCCCGAATCCGGTTTCGACAAGCCACTTTTCATGGGCCAGGGGCTGCGCGACACCGATGTGATCACACCGGAGACATTGCGTTACGCCGGGGTGCTGACCGCCAACCGGCAGCCGTTGACGTTCAGGGCCTATCCGACCGACCACAGCGGCACTGTCAACGCCTCGCTGGTGGATTCGTTGCCGTTCGTTCGCGGCCTGTTCTCCTGA
- the metE gene encoding 5-methyltetrahydropteroyltriglutamate--homocysteine S-methyltransferase: MVNVTDGFGSSILGYPRIGPHRELKRALESYWHGTLSREELLAVGRDIQDTQFAELAATGLTQVPGNTFSFYDHILDNALLFGAVPKRFESYREELDPLDFYFLMARGRPDLPPLELVRFFGTNYHYRQPELDADTEFSLHPEALLEEWDRAIARDIELRPVVLGPLSLLLLSKAGHVPGETEFDKLTLLDKLLPVYEQLLEILAKRGSTCVQFDEPCFTSERTPEELAAFERAYQQLSTAALRPRILVTGQYGDFGEATRILARTHVEAIGLDLASHRVRPEELAAIPGIARKRLYAGVIGGTNVWRADRHVTLEYLNALSKVCPDLVVSTGTTLLHVPYDLLVEYDIDGNVADRLAFAKQKVLEVVSLAKALTEGPSERWAKRPTAVHFKQKHAVRQRVYAVTPQMREREPYAVRAEAQRERLNLPLVPATTLGSFPQTDAVRQARYELGEGRLSYEEYRKRIESEIEATIRLQEDIGLDVFVHGEHERNDMIQYFAELLDGFATTHFGWVQVYGSRCVRPPIIYGDVSRPKPMSVEWIAYAQSLTDKPVKGIVTGPVTMVARSFVRQDQPLYETADQVALAIRDELADLEKAGVAIIQVDEPAVRELLPLRPDGRTEYLRWAVNAFRLATSGVRPDTQIHTHIAYSGRAEIVRAIEELDADVTAIVATRSLEWVLNALAEDVEEGHGLSHGVGPGVYESRSARIPDIDEIDELLTAAAAAVTPERLWANPDGGLKTRHYWQLDPSLRNMVAAARRVRRRATPSE; this comes from the coding sequence ATGGTCAACGTCACCGACGGTTTCGGATCGAGCATCCTGGGTTACCCGCGGATCGGTCCGCACCGAGAGCTCAAGCGCGCACTGGAGTCCTACTGGCACGGCACCCTGTCCCGCGAGGAACTGCTCGCGGTCGGGCGTGACATCCAGGACACCCAGTTCGCCGAGCTGGCCGCGACGGGACTGACCCAGGTACCCGGTAACACCTTCTCCTTCTACGACCACATCCTCGACAACGCGCTGCTGTTCGGGGCGGTGCCCAAGCGATTCGAGTCCTATCGGGAGGAACTGGATCCGCTCGACTTCTACTTCCTGATGGCGCGCGGCCGGCCCGACCTGCCGCCGCTGGAGCTGGTGCGCTTCTTCGGCACCAACTACCACTACCGCCAGCCCGAACTCGACGCCGACACCGAATTCTCCCTGCACCCCGAGGCCCTGCTCGAGGAATGGGACCGGGCCATCGCGCGCGACATCGAGCTGCGGCCGGTGGTGCTGGGACCGCTGTCGCTGCTGCTGCTGTCGAAGGCCGGGCACGTCCCGGGTGAGACCGAGTTCGACAAGCTGACCCTGCTGGACAAGCTGCTGCCCGTCTACGAGCAGCTGCTCGAGATCCTCGCCAAGCGCGGTTCGACCTGTGTGCAGTTCGACGAACCCTGCTTCACCAGTGAGCGCACTCCGGAAGAACTGGCTGCGTTCGAACGTGCCTACCAACAGCTTTCGACCGCCGCGCTGCGCCCGCGCATCCTCGTCACCGGCCAGTACGGTGATTTCGGCGAGGCCACCCGGATTCTCGCCCGTACCCACGTCGAGGCGATCGGCCTGGACCTGGCCAGTCACCGGGTGCGCCCCGAGGAACTGGCCGCGATCCCGGGAATCGCACGCAAACGCCTGTACGCGGGTGTGATCGGCGGTACCAACGTGTGGCGGGCCGATCGCCACGTCACCCTCGAGTACCTGAACGCGCTGTCGAAGGTGTGCCCGGATCTGGTGGTGTCGACCGGCACCACTCTGCTGCACGTGCCCTACGACCTGCTGGTCGAATACGACATCGACGGTAACGTCGCCGATCGCCTGGCCTTCGCGAAACAGAAGGTGCTCGAGGTGGTTTCGCTGGCGAAGGCGCTCACCGAGGGGCCGTCCGAACGGTGGGCGAAACGGCCGACCGCGGTCCATTTCAAGCAGAAACACGCTGTGCGGCAACGGGTTTACGCGGTCACGCCGCAGATGCGGGAGCGCGAGCCCTATGCGGTGCGCGCCGAGGCGCAGCGCGAACGGCTGAACCTCCCGCTGGTTCCGGCGACCACCCTGGGCTCCTTCCCGCAGACCGACGCCGTCCGGCAGGCCCGCTACGAGCTCGGCGAGGGCCGGTTGTCCTACGAGGAGTACCGCAAGCGGATCGAGTCCGAGATCGAGGCCACCATCCGGTTGCAGGAGGACATCGGCCTGGACGTGTTCGTGCACGGTGAGCATGAGCGCAACGACATGATCCAGTACTTCGCCGAACTACTGGACGGATTCGCCACCACGCATTTCGGGTGGGTGCAGGTTTACGGTTCGCGCTGTGTGCGGCCGCCGATCATCTACGGCGACGTCTCGCGGCCGAAGCCGATGTCGGTGGAGTGGATCGCCTACGCCCAGTCGCTGACCGACAAACCGGTGAAAGGCATTGTGACCGGCCCGGTCACGATGGTCGCGCGGTCCTTCGTGCGGCAGGACCAGCCGCTGTACGAGACCGCCGATCAGGTGGCGCTGGCGATCCGCGACGAACTGGCCGATCTGGAGAAGGCCGGAGTGGCGATCATCCAGGTCGACGAGCCGGCCGTGCGAGAACTGCTGCCGTTGCGTCCCGACGGACGTACCGAATATCTGCGCTGGGCGGTCAACGCCTTCCGGCTCGCGACCTCCGGGGTGCGGCCCGACACCCAGATCCACACCCATATCGCCTACTCCGGCCGTGCCGAAATCGTCCGTGCCATCGAGGAACTCGACGCCGACGTCACCGCGATCGTCGCCACCCGCTCGCTGGAGTGGGTGCTCAACGCGCTGGCCGAGGACGTCGAGGAGGGGCACGGCCTGAGCCACGGCGTCGGTCCCGGTGTCTACGAGAGCCGTTCGGCGCGTATTCCGGATATCGACGAGATCGACGAATTGCTCACCGCCGCAGCCGCGGCCGTCACCCCGGAGCGACTGTGGGCCAATCCCGACGGTGGTCTGAAGACTCGGCACTACTGGCAGCTGGATCCGTCGCTGCGCAATATGGTCGCCGCCGCGCGCCGCGTGCGGCGCCGGGCCACACCGTCGGAATGA
- a CDS encoding hexose kinase, whose translation MILTVTLNPAYDMTYRVQNLEPGRAHRVTAVEQRVGGPGINVTRVLNQIGKYSRATGFADHPFSAVAERELPVDFVHALPWVRRTVVISECSDGTATALREPGPHITTPDAVDQLLVRVAGLLVDSSGIVISGSLPGGVRDSIPAELARLALDAGVPVVCDVDGRALAEAARVPGVVLMPNIRELEYVAGISPQTTGDVVDVARTLVEGGAGAVVVTRGADGMVAVTAAGAWSASLPEPIAGNPTGAGDAAAASVIAALAAAVDPDWPAILTEAVATSAAAVVMAVAGEVDLSLRQRLGAEVRIEELLLEEGGAARA comes from the coding sequence GTGATCCTCACCGTGACGCTGAATCCGGCCTACGACATGACCTATCGCGTCCAGAACTTGGAACCAGGCCGGGCGCATCGCGTCACGGCCGTGGAACAACGCGTAGGCGGGCCGGGGATCAATGTCACCCGGGTGCTCAATCAGATCGGGAAGTATTCTCGGGCAACGGGTTTCGCCGATCATCCGTTCTCCGCGGTCGCGGAGCGGGAACTGCCCGTGGATTTCGTGCATGCCCTGCCGTGGGTCCGCCGCACCGTGGTGATCAGCGAATGCAGTGACGGCACCGCGACCGCGCTGCGCGAACCCGGCCCGCACATCACCACACCCGATGCGGTCGATCAGCTGCTGGTGCGGGTGGCCGGACTGCTCGTGGACAGCAGCGGGATCGTGATCTCGGGATCGCTGCCCGGCGGGGTCCGCGATTCGATTCCCGCGGAATTGGCACGGCTGGCCCTCGACGCCGGGGTACCGGTGGTCTGCGATGTCGACGGCCGCGCCCTGGCCGAGGCGGCGCGGGTGCCCGGTGTCGTCCTGATGCCCAATATCCGGGAGCTCGAGTACGTAGCCGGCATCTCGCCGCAGACCACCGGTGATGTGGTCGATGTGGCCCGGACACTCGTCGAGGGTGGCGCGGGCGCCGTGGTCGTGACGCGCGGCGCCGACGGGATGGTCGCGGTCACCGCCGCGGGCGCCTGGTCGGCATCGCTGCCGGAGCCGATCGCGGGTAATCCGACCGGTGCCGGTGATGCCGCGGCCGCCTCGGTGATCGCGGCCCTGGCCGCGGCCGTCGATCCGGATTGGCCCGCGATTCTCACCGAGGCGGTCGCCACCTCGGCCGCGGCGGTGGTGATGGCGGTGGCCGGTGAGGTCGACCTGTCGCTGCGGCAGCGTCTGGGTGCGGAGGTGCGGATCGAGGAACTGCTGCTCGAAGAGGGCGGGGCCGCCCGGGCGTGA
- a CDS encoding antitoxin gives MGMFDQFKDVAGKAADLAAKNADKLDPMIDKVGDLVDKQTGGKFEKQVDAAQQAAKKALHEQTDKK, from the coding sequence ATGGGAATGTTCGACCAGTTCAAGGATGTTGCCGGCAAGGCGGCCGATCTGGCGGCCAAGAACGCCGACAAACTCGACCCGATGATCGACAAGGTGGGCGACCTGGTCGACAAGCAGACCGGCGGCAAGTTCGAGAAGCAGGTCGACGCCGCGCAACAGGCCGCGAAGAAGGCGCTGCACGAGCAGACCGACAAGAAATAG
- a CDS encoding 3-hydroxybutyryl-CoA dehydrogenase: MSEKIQRVGIIGAGQMGAGIAEVCARAHVDVLVFEQTRELAAAGRARILRSLDRGVSSGKITEREREQTAWRLRFTSDLGDFADRQLVVEAVVENEDVKTAIFSELDKVVTDPAAVLASNTSSIPIMKIAVATNNPERVVGMHFFNPVPVLPLVELVTTLKTSEAVSARAEAFAGEVLGKQVVRSADRSGFVVNALLVPYLLSAIRMVESGFATKEDVDKAMVLGCAHPMGPLALTDLVGLDTVKSIADSMYTEFKEPLYSAPPLLMRMVEAGLLGKKTGAGFYQYSRG; encoded by the coding sequence GTGAGCGAGAAGATTCAGCGCGTCGGGATCATCGGCGCGGGACAGATGGGCGCCGGAATCGCCGAGGTCTGTGCTCGGGCGCATGTCGATGTGCTCGTGTTCGAACAGACCCGGGAACTGGCCGCCGCCGGTCGCGCCCGCATTCTGCGGTCGCTGGATCGCGGTGTGAGCAGCGGCAAGATCACCGAGCGTGAGCGCGAGCAGACCGCCTGGCGGTTGCGGTTCACCTCCGATCTGGGCGACTTCGCCGACCGGCAGCTGGTCGTCGAGGCCGTCGTGGAGAACGAGGACGTCAAGACCGCGATCTTCAGCGAACTCGACAAGGTCGTGACGGATCCGGCCGCTGTATTGGCGTCGAACACCTCCTCCATCCCGATCATGAAGATCGCCGTGGCCACCAACAATCCCGAGCGGGTCGTGGGCATGCACTTCTTCAACCCGGTTCCGGTGCTCCCGCTGGTCGAACTGGTCACCACCCTCAAGACCAGCGAAGCCGTCTCCGCGCGGGCCGAAGCCTTCGCCGGTGAGGTCCTGGGCAAGCAGGTCGTGCGCTCCGCCGACCGCTCCGGCTTCGTCGTCAACGCCCTGCTCGTGCCGTACCTGCTGTCGGCCATCCGGATGGTCGAATCCGGTTTCGCCACCAAGGAAGACGTCGACAAGGCCATGGTGCTCGGCTGCGCCCACCCCATGGGTCCGCTCGCACTCACCGATCTCGTCGGCCTGGACACGGTGAAGTCCATCGCGGACTCGATGTACACCGAATTCAAGGAGCCGCTGTACTCGGCGCCGCCGCTGCTGATGCGCATGGTCGAGGCGGGGTTGCTGGGCAAGAAGACCGGAGCCGGTTTCTACCAGTACAGCCGGGGATAG
- a CDS encoding XdhC family protein produces MRDIVEDLMRVWHSGRTGGLATLVRAFGASPLPVGSAMLIDPDGGVHGSVSDGCYEAAVYEAAVDAARTGRRELQRFDTTSGFDVSADCGTIDVFVEPFSRNHFPEFAAVAGDIARHKPVTVFTVVWHDDPEVIGQHLVTDRRHNTELVSLPESDVFVCSHTAPPRLIIFGANSFAAALTTQARLLGYRVTICDPREAFAASASFPGAEVVVDWPHRYLNAQAAAGAIDATTAIVAATQDPKFEIPLLTVALRLPALGYLGALGSHSAHGHRLEALQAGGFDARTLSRLHSPAGFDIGARTPMETAIAIAAELLAVRAEAADRFAARAAAVS; encoded by the coding sequence ATGCGTGACATCGTCGAGGACCTGATGCGGGTCTGGCACAGCGGCCGCACGGGTGGCCTGGCAACTCTGGTCCGCGCGTTCGGAGCCTCCCCCTTACCGGTGGGCTCGGCGATGCTCATCGATCCCGACGGCGGTGTGCACGGGTCGGTCTCCGACGGCTGTTACGAGGCGGCGGTCTACGAGGCCGCGGTGGACGCCGCCCGGACCGGCCGCCGGGAACTACAGCGCTTCGACACCACCTCCGGATTCGATGTCAGCGCCGACTGCGGCACCATCGACGTCTTCGTGGAACCGTTCTCCCGCAACCACTTTCCCGAATTCGCGGCGGTGGCGGGCGACATCGCGCGGCACAAGCCGGTCACGGTGTTCACGGTGGTGTGGCACGACGATCCGGAGGTCATCGGCCAGCATCTGGTGACCGATCGCCGGCACAACACCGAACTGGTGTCCCTGCCGGAATCGGATGTCTTCGTCTGCTCGCATACGGCGCCGCCGCGGCTCATCATCTTCGGCGCGAATTCCTTCGCGGCCGCGCTGACCACGCAGGCCCGGCTGCTCGGCTACCGGGTGACGATCTGCGATCCCCGCGAGGCCTTCGCCGCGTCGGCGTCGTTTCCCGGCGCGGAGGTCGTGGTGGACTGGCCGCATCGCTACCTCAACGCGCAGGCCGCGGCGGGGGCCATCGACGCGACCACCGCGATCGTCGCGGCCACCCAGGACCCGAAGTTCGAGATCCCCCTGCTGACGGTCGCGCTGCGGCTACCGGCGCTGGGCTATCTGGGCGCGCTCGGCTCACATTCCGCGCACGGCCATCGCCTGGAGGCCCTGCAGGCCGGCGGCTTCGATGCCCGGACCCTGTCTCGTCTGCACTCACCGGCCGGTTTCGATATCGGCGCCCGCACGCCGATGGAGACCGCGATCGCGATCGCGGCGGAACTGCTCGCGGTACGCGCGGAGGCGGCGGATCGCTTCGCGGCCCGCGCCGCGGCCGTGTCCTGA
- the aceA gene encoding isocitrate lyase has product MSKTGTPKTAAEIQKDWDTNPRWKGITRDYSADQVVKLQGSVVEEHTLARRGAELLWEGVNTEGDYIHSLGALTGNQAVQAVRAGLRAIYLSGWQVAGDANLSGHTYPDQSLYPANSVPSVVRRINNALLRADEIAKVEGDTSVDNWVVPIVADGEAGFGGALNVYELQKAMIAAGAAGTHWEDQLASEKKCGHLGGKVLIPTQQHIRTLTSARLAADVADTPTVVIARTDAEAATLITSDVDERDRPFITGERTSEGFYHVKNGIEPSIARAKAYAPYSDLIWMETGIPDLEVARKFAEGVKSEFPDQLLAYNCSPSFNWKAHLDDATIAKFQRELAAMGFKFQFITLAGFHSLNYAAFDLAYGYAREGMTAFVDLQEREFKAAAERGFTAVKHQREVGAGYFDTIATTVDPNTSTAALKGSTEEGQFH; this is encoded by the coding sequence ATGTCGAAGACCGGCACCCCGAAGACCGCTGCGGAGATCCAGAAGGACTGGGACACCAACCCCCGCTGGAAAGGCATCACCCGCGACTACTCGGCCGATCAGGTCGTGAAGCTGCAGGGTTCTGTCGTCGAGGAGCACACCCTCGCGCGCCGTGGCGCCGAGCTGCTCTGGGAGGGCGTCAACACCGAGGGTGACTACATCCACTCGCTCGGCGCTCTGACCGGTAACCAGGCCGTCCAGGCCGTGCGTGCCGGCCTGCGTGCCATCTACCTGTCCGGCTGGCAGGTCGCCGGTGACGCGAACCTGTCCGGGCACACCTACCCCGACCAGTCGCTGTACCCGGCCAACTCGGTGCCGTCGGTCGTGCGCCGCATCAACAACGCGCTGCTGCGCGCCGACGAGATCGCCAAGGTCGAGGGCGACACCTCGGTCGACAACTGGGTCGTGCCGATCGTCGCCGACGGTGAGGCCGGTTTCGGTGGCGCCCTGAACGTCTACGAGCTGCAGAAGGCCATGATCGCCGCGGGTGCCGCCGGTACCCACTGGGAGGACCAGCTGGCGTCGGAGAAGAAGTGCGGCCACCTCGGCGGCAAGGTGCTGATCCCCACCCAGCAGCACATCCGCACCCTGACCTCGGCCCGCCTCGCGGCCGACGTCGCGGACACCCCGACCGTCGTCATCGCCCGCACCGACGCCGAGGCCGCCACCCTGATCACCTCGGACGTCGACGAGCGCGACCGTCCGTTCATCACCGGTGAGCGCACCTCCGAGGGCTTCTACCACGTCAAGAACGGCATCGAGCCCAGCATCGCGCGTGCCAAGGCATACGCCCCCTACTCCGACCTGATCTGGATGGAGACCGGTATCCCGGACCTCGAGGTCGCCCGGAAGTTCGCCGAGGGCGTCAAGTCCGAGTTCCCGGACCAGCTGCTGGCCTACAACTGCTCGCCGTCGTTCAACTGGAAGGCGCACCTGGACGACGCCACCATCGCGAAGTTCCAGCGCGAGCTGGCGGCGATGGGCTTCAAGTTCCAGTTCATCACCCTGGCCGGCTTCCACTCGCTCAACTACGCGGCCTTCGACCTGGCCTACGGCTACGCCCGCGAGGGCATGACCGCCTTCGTCGACCTGCAGGAGCGCGAGTTCAAGGCCGCCGCCGAGCGTGGCTTCACCGCCGTCAAGCACCAGCGTGAGGTCGGTGCCGGCTACTTCGACACCATCGCCACCACGGTCGACCCCAACACCTCGACCGCCGCGCTGAAGGGCTCCACCGAAGAGGGCCAGTTCCACTGA